In Alosa alosa isolate M-15738 ecotype Scorff River chromosome 10, AALO_Geno_1.1, whole genome shotgun sequence, the genomic stretch gtgtgtaaatattttaatttcattgagGTTTACCTTTGATGGTTTCCTTTAAAAACTTTGCTGAAACACAGCTCTACCAGTCAGGCCACAGTAATCCCCCTCATGCTGCTCTGGGCTTTTAACCTCCTAACCCGAACCTGGAAACCCTTAAAGCCTCTGCTCTTCAACTCCCCTGAGGAGACAAAGACCAGGGATGGCTATGATCTATCATCTAGCTATCATCTAAAATATGCAAGCCAAAAGCTCTGTCCTTTGCTTTCCATGTGTTTTAATGGGTGCCTTGTTCATGGTGTCCTGCCTAATGCTATTTTGTCTGTATTGCTAGTGCCTGTGCTGAAAGACAAGGCCGGCAAACTTAACAATATTGACAATTATCGACCTATTGCATTAGCCAGTATCTTGTCTAAAGTACTGGAGAGAACACTTTTAACAAAACTAGAAATGTATGTTCTCACTAATGAAAATCAGTTTGGGTTTAAAAGGAAGCATGGAACTGACATGTGTATCTACGCTCTTAAAGAGATTGTGTCAAGTTACACTAGCCTGAATTCATCTGTATTTCTATGTATTTCTAGAATTTTGGTGTTTTGGTACGCTCATCAGACATTCCAGGTTAAATGGGACAATGTTGTATCTGCTCCATTCTGTGTCAGTAACGGAGTGCGGCAAGGAggaattttgtcacctattctatttaatgtttacatggATGACTTATCAAATCAGTTAAATAGGTTAAATACAGGTTGCCTTGTGGGCAACACTATTGTTACTCATCTCATGTATGCAGATGACCTGGTCTTGCTCTGCCCATATAGTGCTGGGCTGCAGCAGATGCTGAAGGTGTGCTCCCAGTATGGCATTGACTATGACATAACATATAATGCTAAGAAAAGCCATATAATGATAGTTAGAAGTGCTGAGGACAGGAAATCAACTTTCCCGACAGCCCTCttgatgtgtgtgaggaggttaAATACCTAGGCTATGTCATATCTGATGATTGGACAGATGACAAAGACCTATACCGACAGCGTTGTAAAATTTACTCTCAAGCTAACATGCTTATAAGGAAGTTTTCTATGTGCTCTGACTCTGTGAAGTGCTCCCTGTTTAAAACTTACATAACACCACTATATACTGCTCAATTGTGGTCCAACTATAAGAAGAAAAGTTTGCAGAGGCTTAAGGTAGCATACAATGATGCAATGAGGTTGCTGCTTCGTGTCCCTAGGTGGCACAGTGCCAGCCAATTATTTGTGTCCACTAGAGTGCCTACCTGTGAGGCACTCTTAAGACAATTGAGGTTTAGCTTTATGTGCCGACTGGACAAGTCAGAGAACCAAATAATTGAAGCCCTAGTCAGCCCTCTGAAAAGCTGCTACAGATTCACTTCTAGGTTAAGAAGGCATTGGCGCAAATGCCTGTATGTCCTATAGGCTAATGTGATTTTCTATGTATTTTGTATCTCCTTTTTATACTAtgtatcatgtgtgtgtatgatatggACCTGTGTCTGCAAtaaagcatatatatatatatatatatatatatatatatatatatatatatatatatatatatatattccattTATCCTTCACTTATTGTCCTCAGAGTGTGACCATACGTAGTTGTGTGACTGAGACTCAACCGGTAGGCTCTTCCTCTTTTGCTGCCTCCTAGGTCCCCCGTATCATCCTGTGGCTAATGGTGGAGCTGGCCATCATCGGCTCCGACATGCAGGAGGTCATCGGCTGCGCCATCGCTTTCAACCTGCTCTCTGTAGGCAGGCAAGTCCCACACTGTACCTCCTGGGCCAAGGGGCTTATGGGTATTAATGAGTAGCGGGATCTGTTCACAGATAATTTGCAGTTACAGTAACAAATAACTTTTGCCTTACATCTTTTAGGATACCTCTGTGGGGCGGTGTTCTCATCAccatcattgacacatttgtGTTCCTCTTTCTTGATAAATATGGTAGGTTTTTGTGCCATTAGTGTATAATTGGtgcaatgtttgttttttgattGGTACTGCAGGGATTGTCTTTTGTTCTAAGCAGTTCTGGGCAATTCcacacaaaactgtcacgtccataacgccaacacaatgccatggtatggtatgatgtaaATGATGATCacttgaaatttgagcattcactcttcttggttgtagaacttgcatgaaaaacttttcacataatcattcgcatcatacaaatgccatggcatttagttggcgttatggacgtgacagttttgcgtggaatttgCCTTTTATTGCAGTTCTacttaaaaaaagataaataaaaataaagtacaTGTTGGTGTTTGTGCCGTCATCAGGTTTAAGGAAACTAGAGGCCTTCTTTGGCTTCCTCATCACTATCATGGCCGTCAGCTTTGGATATGAGGTAAACTCCTCATGTTTTGTTCTGTTATGTGTTACAGTGTGTGtctttaaatgtaaataaatgtaatgtgaatgtttttcatttagctGACCCTTTCATCCAAAGCAACATACATTTCAATTATGAAATTAAGGGCCACTGTCCTCTGAGAAACTCAGGGTAATAGCCTTGCTCAAGGTGAAAGCCGGGAAATGAACCCTTGCCTCATACTACAGCACGTGTAACTAATTAGGGACACCTGCTGtctttctgtgtgcgtgttatCAGACACTTTGGACTTTGGACGGCTGTTTTGTCTCATTTAAGACATCCTCTCTATGCTCTTGTAAAGTTTATGACAAGGGAACTTAAACAATTTGGCTGgaattgtgtgtatctgtgccagTAACTTAGTTCCGTTGTTTTATGAACAGTACGTGATGGTGGCGCCTGACCAGGGCGAGGTGCTGAAGGGCATGTTCGTCCCGTACTGCGCCGGCTGTGGGTCACCTCAGCTGTTGCAGGCCGTGGGCATTGTGGGAGCCGTTATAATGCCTCATAACATCTACCTGCACTCTGCGCTCGTCAAGGTAACAGCCTTGCTTTGGTGTTTATTAGCAGGTGCAGGGAATCATGAATCATGAGGAATGCCGGTTGCCTCTTTTCCATaacttttgacttttttttttttttacgttagTGGAAACAGACTAAAATGGTAATTCAATTAGTTTATTGACTGTAACCTCCTCACGCCATCTTCCAGCCTGTATTAATGTATAGTAATGTGGATGTTGAGGGTACTTTTTGATAATTATTTTTTTGCCAAAATTATGCCTTAATCATGCCTACTGTTTTGGTTCTGCAGTCGAGGCAGGTGGATCGTGGGAATAAGAGGGAGGTGAAGGAAGCCAACAAGTACTTCTTCATTGAGTCAGCCATCGCCCTCTTTGTTTCTTTCCTCATCAACGTTTTTGTTGTGGCTGTTTTCGCCGAGGCATTCTACGACAAGACAAACATTCAAGTGGTGCGTATATAGAATGGTCATTGCTCATTTTTTCGTTACCATTTAATTTACCTTGCTTCAGTGTTCATAATACCAAATGtatcattttatttcatttagtaATTTTCATCAACTTCCTTATGTAGAATTCACTTTCTGGGGTAATCAACAACCTATAGCCACAGTTATAGCATTTCTTTTATTTCTAACTGTTTaggcccaattcacaccaaagattcgcaaCGAGACTTAATCACTGCAGAAAGAGTTGCAGCGGTGAGAATTAAATGTTTCACGTTGTTGCCAGCTGTTGCAAGCCATAgcaaagcattcaccatgtctagtataagtataagtatatatactcttttgatcccgtgagggaaatttggtctctgcatttatcccattccgtgaattagtgaaacacactgagcacacagtgtacacacagtgaggtgaagcacacactaatcccggcgcagtgagctgcctgcaacaacagcggcgctcagggagcagtgaggggttaggtgccttgctcaagggcacttcaatcGTGCCTAccggtcagggttcgaaccggcaaccctccggtcacaagtccgaagcgctaaccagtaggccacggctgccccagtcTAGTCGCAGTTGCAAGGTTTTTAGAACGTTGCAGCTCATCTCGTTGCGAATCTTTGGTTTGAACCCCCCTTTACAgtgtaataaaaataataataacacaaagCTGCTACCATTAAACACATCCGTTTGAGTCCACTAATATGGGACTATGACATGCATCCCCTCAGACACTAGCCAGGtttgtttgactgtgtgtgtagttgtaaCAAGCTTATTAGATTAGAGGTTTGATGTGGCTGTGGCTGGTGTGTCTGCTTCCTTTCCTCTGCAGAACGAGAAATGCAATGAGACAGGCAGTCCTCACACCGACCTTTTCCCCCTCAACAACGAAACACTTGAGGTGGACATCTACAAAGGGGTACGTCTCCGTTTCCTCTATGGTTTTGCGTTAATTTTATTTTCTGATGTGTTCTCCTGAGGGAAATAAGTTTTACTTCTGGAAAAAATGTTTTACAAGTTCATTTTAAGTATTTTCCTATACTCATGCCTTTTTTTCAGCGACTGATAATCTGTAATAAATAAAACGGTGTGAACTGCGATGATTAATGTCATAACATTAGAAGTGAATTGTACTGTATGATGGAGAGTAAGCATATTATGTAATGGTTGTTTTTGTAGGGGGTGGTCCTGGGTTGTTTCTTTGGGCCAGCTGCTTTGTACATATGGGCCATAGGGATCCTCGCTGCTGGGCAGAGCTCCACCATGACTGGGACCTACTCTGGCCAATTCGTCATGGAGGTTAGTGTGGAACCTCCACAGACGAGCAGAGTTTATCCTGTCTcctgtgctgtctctgctgtTTTGTCTCTGCAATATTGACTATTTATGGGTATCAAAATAACTCAGATCATCCTGTACTTCCTCCCCTAAATATGGAGTATAAATATCGGTATATAAGTGCTTATTCTATGTATTtaattttctgtttttatttttaattactatattattattattatattacataACTTACTGCTTTCatttatgtttgttttactGCTCCCCCTTGCCCTTGTGTGCTCTGACTGTTATTTGTCACTGTTATTGTTTGATgcttgaacttttttttttattgtatagcactttggtcaactggtattgtttttaaagtgcttTAGAAATAAACCTGACTTGACTTTAATATACCTTATTACTCACCACATTTTTATTGACTATTTATGGGTATCGAAATACCTTAGATCATCCTGTTCTTGCTCCCCTAATATGTATATTACTCACATATTTTCCCATAAATATGGACATTACTCACattttttccatttccatttatCTGTCTCCCTCAGGGTTTCCTCAACCTGCGCTGGTCCCGCTTTGCCCGGGTCCTGCTGACGCGCTCCATCGCCATCACCCCCACACTGCTGGTTGCCATCTTTCAGGATGTGCACCGCTTGACGGGCATGAATGACTTCCTCAACGTGCTGCAAAGCATGCAGGTCAGTTTCAGGTCCACAACTCAGACTAAAGCACTGCATCTGCATCCAGTCACATGACTCAGTCCTATTTGTTAATACAGAGTTAATTGAACCTGAGACTAAATTGTGATTATTATGGCTAATTAGCGTTAGCACGGTAGTGAAATTGGCATTACAAGCCAgacttcaccaccaccacccccagcaAGGTGGGTACAGTTACAGCCAGAGAAGCCAGAGTGTCCCAGCCGTCACTGTGCCTTTTGAACACTCTTCTTTCATGTGCATCTGTTCCTAATCTGCCAGATTAGCATTTTATCTACCTTTGTGGGGGTGTTTAAATTTGCTTATTCtcttcatcctctccctcttctgacCAGCTGCCGTTTGCGTTGATCCCCATCCTGACCTTCACAAGCCTTCACTCCATCATGAATGACTTTGCCAATGGCCTGTAAGTAGGACACGCTTTATCGATGCTAAATAGTACATCACTAATAAACAGCAGACCGTTGGACTATCATTGTTGCACATGTTTGATCTACCGCAGCAGTTTGGTTTCACTCCAACCTGACACATTTCTGCCACATCATTTCAGtgcagggcagccgtggcctactggttagcgcttcggacttgtaaccagagggttgccggttcgaaccccgaccagtaggcacggctgaagtgcccttgagcaaggcaaataaccccactgctccccggctgtttgttgcaggcagctcactgcgcccggattagtgtgtgcttcacctcactgtgtgttcactgtgtgctgagtgtgtttcactaatttacggattgggataaatgcagagaccaaatttccctcacgggatcaaaagagtatatatacttatacttatacttatacttacttatacttatacagccCAAAGCTAGCATAGAGCAGTGGCCTGAAGCGCAGACTCTCCTGAGTCCGAGGTCTGTTAGACACTTATCTAAAAACATTAATTCAAAGATGCCCCATATGCAAAACGTCAGCACCAATATTCTGAGAGCAGTGATAATGGTATGAGAAAGGTGCTAAGATCGTGTAAAGAAACTAGAAACATTTATTACAGAAACATTAAATTCTGGACAACACTTTAGAGCTCTGAACCTTGTAAACAGAAGTGttggttacatactgtatagGTGATAAAAGTATTAACTTATTCTCATCTGGCTTGACTACTTAAGTGCAGATCTTTGGAGTGTCAGTTTTTTTCAAAACCAGTGGCCTACACAATGAATATTGTTACAATAGGTGGCAACACACCTCTGATAGTCCCTCTCCCCAGTGTTACCCTAAGGTCCATATCTGCCATCAGCTGTTAAACGTACACTAGGCAAGAttttttaccttaatataacctctacgaagccaatttgatggtaaaccgaacttgtaataggggaatcgttcacctatTTACAACggcaaagtaaaataaaaatatatcatGACTCTAGGGGGTACTCTAGAGTCGCcaaaatacctgaaactgcataGTATATCTTTAACTGTCATTATGGCACTTTTTGCAAAAACAGTGATAAGAATTAGGAATAaagatgttgttttttttacagctgATTTCTGTTCAGTTCAAACATACATACCATGTCACAAGATGCACCTACAAAAGAGAAAATGATGTTATTTTaatgtgttgtgaagacataaTAGGCTCATAGGCTGGGATTAGAGACATTAGAGAAGCTAAATTGCTTTACACTGTAACAGAAGGGTGATCATTTCAGAGTGAGATGGGAGAGAGCTCTGATTCGTCTCACATTTCTCCACCACACAGTTTGCatatttgttcatttttttgtgtttttacaGGTTTTGGAAGATTGGCGGTGGTGTGGTCATCTTGGTGGTGTGTGCCATCAACACGTACTTTGTGGTGGTGTACGTCACGGCACTCAACAGTGTAGCCCTCTACGTCCTCTCTGCCCTGCTGTCCATTGCATACCTGAGCTTCATAGGCTACCTGGTGAGTGTTCCACAATCCTACTACTTCACAAACATGTTTTTGCTGTCTTGGTCAACAGAAAATATTGGAAATATTACTGCAATATCGCAATGTTTTGGAGACTTATCATCTCACAGCCTGATGGTTCTCAATCTATGATTTGTAATTtattggttctctctctctctctctctctctctctctctctctctctctctctctctctctctctctctcaggcgtGGCACTGTCTGATCGCTCTGGGTGTTCCGTGTCCAGACCTCGGCAGCAGGGTAAGGAACCCGCCAGCGGTTCTCATAGAGGAAGAGCCTGAGTTTGACACTTAGAACTGAGCATGTGTTTCACTTATACAGAGTAACCTGCTCTTAGAATCCAGAGGAAGCTACTGTCTTAGGCTGTGAAGGGTTATTTAAGCCCAAAGGCAGCTCTTTGGGGCTGTGTATTTTGCACTGAAATAGCTGTGGGAAGAGCTCACCACACCCCCAAGAGACTGATTAAAGAACTGTGCCCTTACTAGAATAAATGGCAGCTTTTGTCCCTGTAACTCCT encodes the following:
- the slc11a2 gene encoding LOW QUALITY PROTEIN: natural resistance-associated macrophage protein 2 (The sequence of the model RefSeq protein was modified relative to this genomic sequence to represent the inferred CDS: inserted 1 base in 1 codon) encodes the protein MRKLEELVMTTGGHIRSNGQPSAPPEPLAAPPAAQASVMKTDREPDLMEEDCPEENGVIQTQYSAISPPSSPVAQDEPFSTYFEEKVPIPDDATQLFSFRKLWAFTGPGFLMSIAYLDPGNIESDLQSGAKAGFKLLWILLGATIIGLLLQXWAVAFGVVTGMHLAEVCNRQYPTVPRIILWLMVELAIIGSDMQEVIGCAIAFNLLSVGRIPLWGGVLITIIDTFVFLFLDKYGLRKLEAFFGFLITIMAVSFGYEYVMVAPDQGEVLKGMFVPYCAGCGSPQLLQAVGIVGAVIMPHNIYLHSALVKSRQVDRGNKREVKEANKYFFIESAIALFVSFLINVFVVAVFAEAFYDKTNIQVNEKCNETGSPHTDLFPLNNETLEVDIYKGGVVLGCFFGPAALYIWAIGILAAGQSSTMTGTYSGQFVMEGFLNLRWSRFARVLLTRSIAITPTLLVAIFQDVHRLTGMNDFLNVLQSMQLPFALIPILTFTSLHSIMNDFANGLFWKIGGGVVILVVCAINTYFVVVYVTALNSVALYVLSALLSIAYLSFIGYLAWHCLIALGVPCPDLGSRMGLSGHTDLYLLNDMDSDGLVER